A stretch of the Capra hircus breed San Clemente chromosome 10, ASM170441v1, whole genome shotgun sequence genome encodes the following:
- the PSMB5 gene encoding proteasome subunit beta type-5 translates to MALASVLERPLPVNRRGFFGLGGRADLLDLGPGSPSDGLSLAAPSWGVPEEPRIEMLHGTTTLAFKFRHGVIVAADSRATAGAYIASQTVKKVIEINPYLLGTMAGGAADCSFWERLLARQCRIYELRNKERISVAAASKLLANMVYQYKGMGLSMGTMICGWDKRGPGLYYVDSEGNRISGATFSVGSGSVYAYGVMDRGYSYDLEVEEAYDLARRAIYQATYRDAYSGGSVSLYHVREDGWIRVSSDNVADLHDKYSESTH, encoded by the exons ATGGCGCTGGCCAGCGTGTTGGAGAGGCCGCTACCGGTGAACCGGCGCGGGTTTTTTGGACTCGGGGGTCGTGCGGATCTGCTGGACCTGGGTCCAGGCAGTCCCAGCGATGGGCTGAGCCTGGCCGCGCCCAGCTGGGGTGTCCCAGAGGAGCCGAGAATTGAAATGCTTCATGGAACCACCACCCTGGCCTTCAAG TTTCGCCACGGAGTCATTGTTGCAGCAGATTCCCGGGCCACAGCCGGTGCCTACATCGCctcccagacagtaaagaaggtgATAGAGATCAACCCCTACCTGCTGGGCACCATGGCTGGGGGTGCAGCGGATTGCAGCTTCTGGGAGCGGCTATTGGCTCGGCAATGTCGAATCTATGAGCTTCGAAACAAGGAGCGCATCTCCGTAGCAGCTGCCTCCAAGCTGCTTGCCAACATGGTGTATCAGTATAAAGGCATGGGGCTGTCCATGGGCACCATGATCTGTGGCTGGGATAAGAGAGGCCCTG GCCTCTACTACGTGGACAGTGAAGGAAACCGGATCTCGGGGGCCACCTTCTCTGTAGGCTCTGGCTCTGTATATGCTTATGGGGTCATGGATCGGGGTTACTCCTATGACCTGGAGGTGGAGGAGGCCTATGATCTGGCCCGTCGAGCCATCTACCAAGCCACCTACAGAGATGCCTACTCAGGAGGTTCCGTCAGCCTCTACCATGTCAGGGAGGATGGCTGGATCCGGGTCTCCAGTGACAATGTTGCCGACCTACATGACAAGTATAGTGAATCTACCCACTGA